One genomic segment of Chelonia mydas isolate rCheMyd1 chromosome 1, rCheMyd1.pri.v2, whole genome shotgun sequence includes these proteins:
- the LOC102944111 gene encoding olfactory receptor 51G2-like → MPTCNESNISPARFLLAGIPGLEADNPWISIPFCSMYLIAILGNSLILFVIKTQQNLHQPMYLFLSLLSVTDLGLSVSTLPTMVSVFLFNTREIGIDVCLTQLFFIHTFSMMESSVLVAMAFDRFVAIRHPLRYASTLTRARIGNIGLAIIIRGSGLHIPAVILLKRLPYSKIQPLSYSYCLYPDVMKMACADSTPSSFYGLFVIIFSLGLDSVLIVLSYIMIIQTLLSITSWQERLKALNTCVSHICVSLLFYTPPISLSMIHRFKKKALPQSQILLSYLHLLFPPVLNPIVYSIKTKKIRKRIMKIFQNYSTNRLQWGH, encoded by the coding sequence ATGCCAACCTGCAATGAAAGCAATATCAGTCCTGCAAGATTCCTCCTGGCAGGCATCCCGGGGCTGGAAGCTGATAACCCCTGGATCTCCATCCCTTTCTGTTCCATGTACCTCATTGCAATTTTAGGAAACAGTCTGATTCTGTTTGTGATCAAGACACAGCAGAATCTCCATCAGCCCATGTACTTGTTCCTTTCTCTGTTGTCTGTCACCGACCTTGGCTTATCTGTTTCCACCTTGCCAACAATGGTCAGCGTCTTCCTGTTTAACACCAGAGAAATTGGCATTGATGTCTGTCTGACCCAACTTTTCTTTATTCACACTTTCTCCATGATGGAATCCTCTGTACTAGTTGCCATGGCATTTGACCGCTTTGTTGCAATACGCCACCCGCTGAGATACGCTTCGACTTTAACCAGAGCAAGGATAGGAAACATAGGGCTGGCGATAATAATCAGGGGTAGTGGTCTGCATATCCCAGCTGTCATTCTTCTCAAGAGGTTGCCTTACAGCAAAATCCAACCTCTCTCTTATTCATATTGTTTGTATCCAGATGTGATGAAGATGGCCTGTGCAGACTCTACACCCAGCAGCTTCTATGGTTTGTTTGTTATCATTTTTTCTCTGGGATTAGACTCAGTGCTCATTGTCTTGTCTTACATCATGATTATTCAGACTCTATTGAGTATCACATCCTGGCAAGAGCGTCTCAAGGCTCTGAAcacctgtgtctcccacatctGCGTCAGCCTGCTTTTCTACACCCCGCCGATCAGTTTGTCTATGATTCACAGGTTCAAGAAAAAGGCTCTCCCTCAGAGTCAAATTCTTCTGTCTTATCtgcacctcctcttccccccagtgCTCAATCCCATTGTATACAGCATAAAAACCAAAAAGATTCGTAAACGGATCATGAAGATCTTTCAA
- the LOC119565302 gene encoding olfactory receptor 51G2-like, giving the protein MPTCNETNINPARFLLAGIPGLEADGPWISIPFCSMYLIAILGNSLILFVIKTQQNLHQPMYLFLSMLSVTDLGFSVSTLPTMLSVFLFNTREIGIDVCLTQLFFIHTFSVMESSVLVAMAFDRFVAICHPLRYASTLTRARIGNIGLAIIIRGIGLHIPAVILLKRWPYIKIKPLSYSYCLHQDVMKMACADTTPSSFYGLFILFFSLGLDSVLIVLSYIMILQTVLSITSWPERVKALNTCVSHICVILLFYTPLISLSMIHRFKKQPLPLSQIFLSYLHLLFPPVLNPIVYSIKTKEIRKRIMKIFQNYSTNRLQWGH; this is encoded by the coding sequence ATGCCAACCTGCAATGAAACCAACATCAATCCTGCAAGATTCCTCCTGGCAGGCATCCCAGGGCTGGAAGCTGATGGCCCTTGGATCTCCATCCCTTTCTGTTCCATGTACCTCATTGCAATTTTAGGAAACAGTCTGATTCTGTTTGTGATCAAGACACAACAGAATCTCCATCAGCCCATGTACTTGTTCCTTTCTATGTTGTCTGTCACCGACCTTGGCTTTTCTGTTTCCACCTTGCCAACAATGCTCAGCGTCTTCCTTTTTAACACCAGAGAAATTGGCATTGATGTCTGTCTGACCCAACTTTTCTTTATTCACACTTTTTCTGTCATGGAATCGTCTGTACTCGTAGCCATGGCATTTGACCGCTTTGTTGCAATATGCCACCCGCTGAGATACGCTTCGACTTTAACCAGAGCAAGGATAGGAAACATAGGGCTGGCGATAATAATCAGGGGTATTGGTCTGCATATCCCAGCTGTCATTCTTCTCAAGAGGTGGCCGTACATCAAGATTAAACCTCTCTCTTATTCATATTGTTTGCATCAAGATGTGATGAAGATGGCCTGCGCAGACACTACACCCAGCAGCTTCTATGGTTTGtttattctctttttctctctgggATTAGACTCAGTGCTCATTGTCTTGTCTTACATCATGATCCTTCAGACTGTATTGAGTATCACATCTTGGCCAGAGCGTGTCAAGGCTCTGAAcacctgtgtctcccacatctGCGTCATCCTGCTTTTCTACACACCGCTGATCAGTTTGTCTATGATTCACAGGTTCAAGAAACAGCCTCTCCCTCTGAGTCAaatttttctgtcttatctccacctcctcttccccccggTGCTCAATCCCATTGTATACAGCATAAAAACCAAAGAGATTCGTAAACGGATCATGAAGATCTTTCAAAACTATTCCACTAACAGACTCCAATGGGGGCACTGA